ttgcttgtgtaactgtaggaagtcatgtccctATACGACTGGAGCAACGCAatcatccatcaagtgcagacagaactcagggtatactcttccacttatGGTTAAATTGTTATTGCATCacttgttaaccctggataggtacggtcctcggacacccctttaagggtatactcggacgcgaacgaccccgacgccaaaaaaaattcttgaaaaatcagtttttgcagtaacctccttttttcttttgccaaaaaaaattcaatgaatgcttaaaacaactgtaaagataaatactactcatctgcagaaaaactatttattataaatattttaaaaaattaagtagaaaaaaaaaaagacctgacataaaaattcataaaaaaaagtttatacatatatacacaaatccttttaggaattgattcttgaatgtttaggacacatcttgatgtattttggatgaagtcagacccatggaggtgaagatctgaaatgagaaaaaaagggtaactttttttggccaaaaaaaattgtccaaattacatgaatttttttgggtacccaaatgaaataggaagtggctaatttttttagggaataaacatatgttatcctaaaatagaaatatgtaaaaaaatcttcattattttgtaaattacatttatatcaggggccatatctaaaggtaattttttgagtacttggaaatttcgtaaaaaaatacatatatttaatatataatatgatatttatgcaggtaaaaatatacaaaaatatcacaaattctatagggaacaagaatatatatagatagggcagcttacgcttcggatatgtacacaaaatggccgccaaccacactgattcagactccctaatctgccacttgaaatgtaggaagggtatgtcaatttcaaggtgttatttactaatctaattattattggatatgcataaaaattgtatggtgggttgctggataattgtcgattattttacgactataaaattaaaattctgacccaaaaaaaattttttgaagggaaataaaatcgaaaaaaaaaatgtaaaacaatattttagctaaaaaaatttgatgatattcaatcaaaaaaaaagtaaacaaaattttccgacaaataaacatctagaggaatcattactctgtgatagttccttagtacgtagtaattttgaaagaattgggaaaaaacgaaaaaatggcaatcaccggaaaatcgaacacatacctatatatacgccatatctggctaaaaaaaaagataggcatgggtagccagatcatctagaagcactttccaacactataaaaatataagttttgcgacactacttgccaattccttacggtaacatgactaagcaaaaaaatgcaaaacaaataaaaaggggcactcgtggaaaaatggccattctaatatacggcatttcagaaaaaaaaaatttcagccacgtgctaggcaaaccatcaaggcatattttccgacaaataaacatataaatgaaatattactctgtgatagttccttagtacgtagtaattttgaaagaaatgggaaaaaacgaaaaaatggcaatcacaggaaaatcgaacacatacttatatatacgccatatctggctaaaaaaaaataggcatgggtagccagatcatctagaaacactttccaacactataaaaatataagttttgcgacactacttgccaattccttacggtaacatgactaagcaaaaaaatgtaaaacaaataaaaaggggcactcgcggaaaaatgcccaacattctaatatacggcatctcagataaaaaaaaagacatgcacgtgttagcccaaccatcaaggcacactttctaacacataaacatgaaaaaaaaatcaataatatacggcaattccttactacgtagtaaatttttacaaatattgaaaaaaaaacagaaattggcaaccgcagttaaatacccaatataccaataactacgtcgtatctgacaaaaacaaaatcacgcatgggtagccagatcatctagacacactttccaacattaaaaaagcaaaagttttacgacactatttcgcaatatcttacggaaaaatgacttggcaaaaaaattaaaaaaaattaaaaagggacactcgcggtaaaatgcccgacattctaatatacgacatctcagataaaaaaaaagacatgcacgtgttagcccaaccatcaaggcacactttctaacacataaacatgaaaaaaaaatgaataatatacggcaattccttactacgtagtaatttttacaaatattgaaaaaaaaacagaaattggtaaccgcagttaaatacccaatataccaataactacgtcgtatctaacaaaaacaaagtcatgcatgggtagccagatcatctagacacactttccaacactaaacaagcaaaagttttacgacactatttggcaatatcttacggaaaaatgacttggcaaaaaaatgaaaaaaaatgaaaaaggggcactcgcggtaaaatggtcctcgtggtgatgaacgacattttaactaaaaaaaaaaacatgcacatggtagccaaacaatccaccaagacttttcacaactgataacctatacaagttgcaccattctacgacaatttcataatacgtaataactttgataattatgcaaactacctcagaagggtaaactcggacgcgaacgaccccgacgcgtctcagaaatcggggaaggagtacagctacagcaatgcacatctggacactactagagcgtgtaggggagacacctcctgcaggtcgatcacccacaaattcagtcacaggggtgagtcacgtgagaaaaacctgtttttttttgacgctcggggtcgcaaacgacccaccgtacctatccagggttaagtttcattgtctgtttagcattagccatggttatgctgcaggctgaGGAACGAGTCACGGAGTTTATAGCCCTAGTtactttggcatctataaagcttttaaatgctccagtgttGACCAGCCCGTCCATGGCCTAGCCTCTATTgagttctacaggtaggacagttctCTAAACACTTCAtagtgcaggagaagctgcagccacagcggcccctgttatggaagcagggatggactgtgggaggttgtctgggactattccagctacaagattagagttagttgattCACCATTTTTGTTCCATTGTTTTCTTTGTGACTTGCAGACACGAGtataatgacctaccttctgacagttggaacatGAGGCTTTCCTGGCTGGGCAGTGGActctgggatgtagggatcctccacaaaagaagcacctccGACCGCTGACGGCagcagcacactcacttggattcggggagtcactcatttcaattagaaaactgttgggatccatttcgggttttgcctgttcatctatcaatgctgccactgtggtattggtttcacttgtATAAGACGCCGAatgcagttgagccatttccagtgcacgggTTTGTTTCACAGCTGgggataagtccaaggataagttctctaacagtctctgtcggattgcattagatgccatacccgtgatgtaagaatctctgatggccagttcttcagcctgagcggctgtacaatcagtgaagctactTTCCGAGGCAAGACCTTTGAGGCTATCCAAAAAAAGCATCAGTGCTTCgccactctgttgcttgcaggtggctaatttgtatATGGCAAACACCTCACTTTTTTGTTTCACAAATTTAGCCTTCAACAGGCTTATGGTAgtggcatatgtggtggcacttATAATTAtctttaacagtttacaagatacgtgagcacGAAACAAGGCCAACTTATCTGTATTTAAGTCTaggttgatggccgcacagaacacctcaaagttatcatgccacataatccatttgtcctccgcatcggctgattctgggtccacgTCAATCGGGCTGGGACTCAGAAACTTGTGCATGGTGAATATTAAGCCAAATAAATTATGGAATACCgaacacagttgctggaacattggctttattcggcttaaagtagtggcaggtgttggccaagccgatacagtgttagagactcaatgttgccaagcaagcatacaattACCAGCAGTCACTATTACCAATTCACACCAGACTGGCATgataaattaaatacatataaaagaaataactgGCCTTCATTGGTTGTTAAAGTCAACAGAAAGGTAATTATTTACAAGcttaaattaatgaggtaagtaaattaacgtgataaacataaatcagtcagtttaaacattcaatatcgcattaccgtttggaacagaaagaaaaACGACTCCTTTTacaaatcattggtattttgcataggtaaaacTCACATACTAGAGCTCAAGAACCCTTGCAGGGTAGAACTTTCTCGCTAAAAAtaattggttatagatttgcctttgtttgttGCAGGATACCGCAAATATTACTtactaatacatctctttgcctatcaaagtagggacttgatcattctccaaaatgggcagtgtgcgagttttatggacgacttgaccaaatgctacgaatgaatttacaaagattcaAATTTCATAATTCCACACGGCAATGGTGTCTGATCCAGTTCGaaggacaactaaaatttagaatttgcattgatgagtaggaaatgattccaggaaaacctccaagctcccatttccgaattcctggcttggagaagtagagcttcagcactctcacattcaacaaacctgagagatgtaacaaacactgtttgctaaccatacacacgtttcttagagataaagttatAATCATtcatatcttgaagggcagcattggaataagattattcttatcaataaataagttcacattagagctgttaatatagatatctttaaccagcaagaattaagtgattccttttgcaatgatataAGTCGAAATAAGAGGCATTAATTTTCCCCCTTGAGTCAACTTGAAGATTTCTACTCactaagaggaaagaaaagagattcagttataAAACCAATTGCAAAAAACAAAagatataatttacatttattactaatagtgaagccgatttgtagtaactgactacatcggtgtaggcgagaggtttcattcaaaaagaatcttaaggttgttttatacttcaaagtagatattattccttacaattaTATCAATTGGAGACACATCATACtctgaaggaaggaacccaattgtttcCAAGACCTTAAATTACTTGAAGTGGAATCAAGCTAAAATATAGAGTTCCCAGTTAAATTCGAttctctttaggataagcaataAATCACAAAGGATTTCGCAATATGGAGGAGGTTTCGGAAGCTTTCATCGAGAGATGATCAATTAACCGTGTCCGACTGATTCAGGTATATAAATATCGAGTAGGCGAAATacagtgttgccatttcaggatgatgtaataagttgcaagctcaatactttaattttcctctttgatagaatttctttgaactatttttGTATAGCTACTTTGTGAATCatattttgacttacatcattgcaaaaggaatcacttaattcttgtcggaTAGAGATATTTATGGTAACAGCTCTAATGTGAGCTTTTTTcataatagatataaatttatttcaatgctgcccttcaagttataaaacaaattaaaactttatctctaagaaacgtatgtatggttagcaaacagtgtttgttacatctctcaggtttgttgaatgtgagagtgctggagctctacttctccaagccaggaattcggaaatCGGAGCATGggggttttcctggaatcatttcctactcattattcaaattctaaattttagttgtccttcgaactagatcagacaccattgacttgtggaatcatgaaattttggaTCTTTGTAAATTTattcgtagcatttggtcaagtcgtccataaaactcgtacactggccattttggagaatgattaagtccctactttgacagGTAAAGAGTTGTATTAGGAGaaatatttgtggtatcctttaacgaacaaaggcaattctataaccaagcatttttagccagaaagttctaccctgaaggtgttcttcaGCTGTGATGggtgttttagctatgcaaaataccaatgattagtaaaaggggtcgatgtgttgctttctgttccaaatggtagtgcaacattggatgtttaaactgactgatttgtgtttaaataactccttaatttgattacctcattaattttagcttgtaattacttacaTTTCTGGACCTattttataggtgtgattacccagaattgttgactgtaacaaccaatgaatgccacttaattcttttgtatgtgttttatttttcatgccagaccgtaagattttctttggaatttgttTTACCTGGAgttgcaagaatactgttggtacttatataagcatcattcagaacctacagaaaaaaacaaaatagcgaacagaaccatttgctgtccATAATTCTCCTCTTTATTGTCTCTCGCCTTTAttgctttgccccccccccccctctctctctctctctctctctctctctctctctctctctctctctctctctctctgtctcaatcTAACTAAATTACAGCTCTGAATTAGgaggaaaataatctataattgctAGTTTTCCACAACTTgctatcttttctctcttacaacagaatagaagagcagatcttcctgttcccactcaaaactaattagaaaaagatcataggtcattatagaataagatgCATTAAATatccaacatttattaacatacagACTTAGATAAAGTGAtggtatagaattagatttcatttagaccCGATCGAAAGtgaagacagaaaacgaaagaaaaccgttttgcaagttcttctatttcctgcaaaatctatagaaaattgcattaattcatcttcattatagtcaacgagaataaaattttcacgtttgtattctatctttcagtttctttacttatggaACAAAAAAGGCTTCCTAAGATCTCAGTGAACGTTTACTTGATATTACGAATTCACAACAAGTTTGGATATTTTATCAACATAATGATGTATTTTAGAAGAACTTGAGCTTTTTGACcatttaaaatttgtttttattttgataattatatctGATATCTTTGAATGGAATTTTCTATATCATATAGGAAGAATTagtgataatttacataaatagtggtagatGAAGAAATCAAATTTTTGAAAAGAGCCTGATCAAGTACCTTGGAGGTTGATGCTAAGGTGATTCTATTGCAATTGTTTTCGCTTCAGtattattggaaacccttaagaaATAAGGGTTGAGAACATCTAATACCTCTCAAGGCGAAGTCATTCCCCACGACGAAGTTTGTCGCTTGTTCAGCCTGCAGAGCTACTTATATCACCTTGCTATCTCCTCtagcagtggttctcaaccttttactaccatgccccctccacaattattttttttatcgccacggcccccccccccttgcatataaagataaatttcacttgcagattttatatgaaaaggaataaaaaaaagccttatgggttgtatagtcaatttactaagtaggaaataaagtgagataattgacattttcacttctacaggataacttgcttaacttatttagtgagatacctgacactgcttcttggataccagatcttgaatacgaggtttaatgttagagagtgcacaacgtaaatcatcttccacatccaggcggtttctgtattttgtttttatagcagtgagcgtagaaaatgcagtttcacacaggtacgttgatccaaacattgttagaacccgaagagcctgatgtgagatcagagggtacacagaatggtatttaatccagaatgtctccaaatccaaatcgttgaattcatccttagctgtggaattaaactttaactcaagaaactcctcttgaaTTTCCTCAGCAACATTAGCGAATTCACACTGAAAAGGATTCCTAATGAATTTCCAGGATTCACGCATGTCATCTATGTCTGGAAAGTATTTCGTGAATTCTGCTTTCAAGCTGCTTAGATGAGTGATTATAAGGATCTTTAACTCAGGGTCAAGGTTACCATGAGCGAGCCCAGAATCTAAGTTCCTAAAACTGGCTGCATTTCCCTGCTGAATTCGACATTTCCAGAGGTCGAGTTTGGCCATGGAAGTTCGAATGGTGTCGTGGTGAGAGATGATGTGGAtatttttcccttgtagtttaaggttcactgcattcaaagattcaaaaatatccaccaagtaagctagaattatctgaaagctgtcagacttgaatttgtcatgaagggctgccttctgctgtgaatctagaaatattattacttcttctcgtagctcataaagcctttcaagcatgtttccttttgataaccatcgtatgtttgtgtgaaaaagcagggcttcatgttcagaatccatatccttacacaataatttgaagagacgactgtttaaggctccagatttgatgaaatttactacctttatagccacgtttagaacatccctcatttcatcaggcaaagttctggatgctaaagattcacggtgaattatgcagtgtgtacttattacagaaggatttttttctttcacctttgtgaTGAACCCAGAACGCAGGCCAACCATGGCTGGGGCTCCATCATTACACACCCCTATTAgtgagtcccaagaaagtttattttccttaaaaaagtctgatgtaactttaaaaatggcttctgctgttgtacaactttccatggggcaacaaaacaaaatttcctccTTTATATTGTTGCCTGACACAAAACGAGCATACATCAAGAACTGAGCACACTGAGCGATATCGGTCGTTTCATCACACTGGATTGCAAAAACAGGCGAGGCTCTTACTAGTTCGAGTGTTTGTTCTTTGATATCTTGAGAGAGTTCATGGATCCTTCTCTGGACTGTATCGTTTGACAGGGAAATTTGGGAAAGCTTATTTGCACTATCTTTACCAAGAATGAGTTGAGCTGCACATAGTATACTTGGCTTTATGAGAGTCTCTCCAATGTTATGGCTCTTCTTGCTCTTTGCAATCAACATGGAAATTTCATAAGAAGCCTCAACAACCTTTGATGATTGTTGTCGAAATACCCCGCTGTCATCCATTTTCACTTGCTTCAAggtgtgtttttttgtttcaaagaatgCCTTTGGCTTGTCAACTAGACCAGGATGTGCTGTTTGCAGGTGGCGTTCCAAGCGTGAGGGTCGCATTCCATCATTGCTCAGAGTCTTGTAACATATCACGCACTGTGGGACCTCTGTGTCACCCTTTCGGAGGGACACAAATCCAAAACGAATATAATCTTCGTTATACTTCCGCTTCTTGGCACTCATTGCAACGTAGTTGGAGTGAAACTGGCAAAACGTATCTGCGATCAAGATAATATGCATTTGTAAATTAAGGTATTTTTCACCTCTTGATGATAACCACCACAGTATGATTATCACAGCTACATGATCAATGAGTGAGAAggacagagaaagagggagaaagatatatccaaaattttttgaaaattttgaggctaaacacgagattggcagaaaattgagacaatataagaaatacatcc
This Palaemon carinicauda isolate YSFRI2023 chromosome 25, ASM3689809v2, whole genome shotgun sequence DNA region includes the following protein-coding sequences:
- the LOC137618952 gene encoding uncharacterized protein, encoding MHKFLSPSPIDVDPESADAEDKWIMWHDNFEVFCAAINLDLNTDKLALFRAHVSCKLLKIIISATTYATTISLLKAKFVKQKSEVFAIYKLATCKQQSGEALMLFLDSLKGLASESSFTDCTAAQAEELAIRDSYITGMASNAIRQRLLENLSLDLSPAVKQTRALEMAQLHSASYTSETNTTVAALIDEQAKPEMDPNSFLIEMSDSPNPSECAAAVSGRRCFFCGGSLHPRVHCPARKASCSNCQKVGHYTRVCKSQRKQWNKNGESTNSNLVAGIVPDNLPQSIPASITGAAVAAASPAL